The Verrucomicrobiia bacterium genome segment TGGTTCGATGCTCAAAGATCAATCTCCTCGGGGTCAGCAATCCTCATGAGTGAGCGAAGCAATCCGATCTTCAGTGGCTTGTTGCCGTGCACCGGAACTACAATGCGCTCCCGTCGCCACGCCATGGTATCGATGTGGCTCCCGCTGATCCGCGCAAGAAGCCACCCTCGGCGCTCGATCACGCGGCCGAGCTCTTTGCCGGAGACCTGCTTCACACGGCCAGTTCAATGACACGCGTTCCCTGCTGATCGCCGGCAATCGCGAGATCAACGTCCAGCCAGCCTTCGATGGCCTCCCGGAGGTTTGCCGTCACCTCCTCAATGGACTCCCCCTGCGTCACGCAGCCTGGCAACGCCGGCACCTCGGCCCAGAATCCCCCCTCCTCAGCATCATGGATGATCGCCTTCAGTATCATTGGCGCATGATGCCGTCCTGGAACGTAGGCTCAAGTCCGGAAAGGATGGGGCATCGTGCCGGGCGCCCCCATCATCGAACGACGAAGTCACCGACCGCCGCCGGAGACGGGCGCTGGCAGCGAATCGAGCATCCGAGGAACCAGTGCGTCCGAACTCGAAACGGGCAGCGGTGGTTCTTGTGAAGCGATTTGTTCGGCTGATTCATGCTGCAACCGGCGCGTAATGGAGCACCATCAACTCCCGCGCCGGCACCGGAACCATTGCGTAGGGACGGCCATCGTCTCCGCTGAACTCCACCTCGAAGTGGTCCTCATCGAGACTCAAGACGACCGTGCCGACCTGGCCAATAACCAAACCGCAGACGGGCCGGTCGGTGAGCAGGGCCACAACATCAAGCTCTCGGATTTCGGCATTCATATTTGTATGGTTTAGAGCACGTAACAGGAAGTCAATCGCGGGAAATTCTCATCGGCTCGGATGATCCACGTCGTGCGGACCTCGGCACTCTTGCCTTCCCCTTTCCAGCGAAAATCGACCGCGTAGCGGCGTCCGAATCTGTCGTTCACCCCGACAGTACATGGCTCCGCTTCGAGCGCCTCCCTGATGCGGACCTCGAGTTCGGTAGCATCCTCGTTCGTGATTCCCAGGGCGGAGCGGACCATTCGGGCCTTGTGCTTCCCTCGAGGATGGTCGAACGAAGGCATTACTCCCCGAGCTTTCGCACGTCGATCTCCGCTTGCGCAGAGCCCGGGAGTCTCATGATGCAAATTTCGCCGAACGCCTGCGTCTGCGACGGCGGGAACAGGGTCAGTCCTGGAGTCCCGGCTCAACCGCCGTTCGCAGGACGCAATGGTTCGACGACTTGGTTCTGTCCATGGTCGCCAGCGAGAATGCCGCGGATGGACAAGTCCTCGTCGAGATCCGGCCAGTGGAGGCCGAAAGGGGAGATCTCAATGTTACCGAGCTCCCGAGGTGTCCCCCGTGCCAGTCTCGGATTCCCCAGCACAGGGAAGCTGAACTCCGTACCACTCTGCATCGTCAAGACGATCCTGCCGTCGCGGTAGACGGCGGAACGCGCGCTATCGAACAAGGTGCTCATGCCACTTTGTAATAATCAGCTCTCTGTGCTCTGATGCAAGGGCCTCGGCCTTCGCTAAGTCCTTGATTTTCAGGCCTTGGGACTCTCGCAACTCAACACCGTGCGCCACCTCGAACACGGCCTCCCCGCTTCCGCGCCGAACGTGGACCTGGATCGGACGGTGCTCGTTGCTGTAGAAGAAGAACAGGAAACCATCCTTCTCGAAGACCTTCGGCACGGGTGGAACCTGCCAGGAGATCGCGCAAGTGGCCAGCCCCGAAGGTCGAACGACCCAGGTCTGCGACCGGCACACGGGACGCATGGATTGCCAACCGCGACGCCCCCGCCGGGTTCGCTGCAGCGCATTAGGCCACACGGTCATGATTTTGGAAACCAAGTCTTCCATATGCTGTCTCCCACATCGTCCTTCCGAAGTATGACGTTCAACCGAACTTTGCCGTTCGCAGTGAACAGACCCTCGAAGTGTTCGTGGTGGTCGCCATCGTTCGATGTGTCCTGCTCCGCAAAACGCCGAATGGCGTCTGCGAGTCTCAAGTAATGCTCTCGTGTCCCAAAGACGTTGACCTGAAAGCCGCCATCTAGCGGCGGGTCGTTGTCGCGTGGATTCCAAAGCCCGTCCTCCTCGGGATACTCGCGGGCCATCAGAAAGGTAACGTGAGGAAATTCAGTGGGCATAACGTGTGTGGCCGAGACCCTATGGCTCAACAACGGACGGTTGAGCGTGGGTGACGAGTCGGGCGGACGTGGGTTAAAAGCCGCGTTGGCGGCCTCCAGAGCCACAGGGTTGTGGCCGGACGGATCCCTCCGCCAGCCAGTCAACCAGAAGTGCCTCATGAACCCGTCACCCACAGCACAAAAGCTCAAGCATGTCGGCCTGGATGTCCACGCCGAAACCATTGCCGTCGCCATCGCGGATCCCGCGGGCGAGGTCCGCTCCTACGGCAACATCCCAGCCCACACTCACGCGCTGGACAAGCTCCACAAGCGCCTGACCGGAGACGGTTCCCAGGCCCGCTACGTGTACGAGGCCGGTCCGACCGGTTTCGCCCTCTGCCGCCACCTCCGGGCTCAGGGCATCGCCTGCGACGTTGTCAGTCCCTCGCTCATCCCCAAGCGGGCCTCCGACCGGGTCAAAACCGATCGCCGTGACGCGTTGACGCTGGCCCGGCTCCTCCGGGCCGGCGAACTCACCTCCATCCACGTCCCGGACGAAGCCGATGAGGCCATCCGGGACCTGGTGCGTTGCCGGCTCGCCGCCGTGGAGGATCTGCGCCGCTCTAGCCAGACGACAGACCTGAGCGACGGTCGGCCCGCCGTGGTGACCCCCGCGACTCTCGACAACCAGAGCGCGTCGCCGAAGTACGCGACTCTTGAACTGCGACGCGGGCCGGCTGTTCGCTCCTGTGCTCTTGCTGGGCAGTCCCTCCTGGTGCTGGCTCAGTCCACACCCGGTCGAATTGCTGCTTCCGGATCGATCTTCGACAACACCATGGCCGCACGATCAGCAACTGTTCCAGAGACGTACGAGTTCGTGTCCTGAAGAAGCTTCAGCAATTCGGGGACAGCCGCTTTTGCGGCGCTGCCAAAGTTCCCAAGGCTGGTCGCGGCGTTTCCGCGCACGCTGGCATCAGGATCGCTCAGCCGCCGCGCCAGCTCCGGGACAACAGAGTCCAAGTTGGTGTTCCAGAATTGGAATGCCGAAGCCGCCGTCATTCG includes the following:
- a CDS encoding DUF2442 domain-containing protein, which codes for MSTLFDSARSAVYRDGRIVLTMQSGTEFSFPVLGNPRLARGTPRELGNIEISPFGLHWPDLDEDLSIRGILAGDHGQNQVVEPLRPANGG
- a CDS encoding DUF4926 domain-containing protein — translated: MNAEIRELDVVALLTDRPVCGLVIGQVGTVVLSLDEDHFEVEFSGDDGRPYAMVPVPARELMVLHYAPVAA
- a CDS encoding transposase, which codes for MNPSPTAQKLKHVGLDVHAETIAVAIADPAGEVRSYGNIPAHTHALDKLHKRLTGDGSQARYVYEAGPTGFALCRHLRAQGIACDVVSPSLIPKRASDRVKTDRRDALTLARLLRAGELTSIHVPDEADEAIRDLVRCRLAAVEDLRRSSQTTDLSDGRPAVVTPATLDNQSASPKYATLELRRGPAVRSCALAGQSLLVLAQSTPGRIAASGSIFDNTMAARSATVPETYEFVS
- a CDS encoding DUF4160 domain-containing protein — protein: MRPVCRSQTWVVRPSGLATCAISWQVPPVPKVFEKDGFLFFFYSNEHRPIQVHVRRGSGEAVFEVAHGVELRESQGLKIKDLAKAEALASEHRELIITKWHEHLVR
- a CDS encoding type II toxin-antitoxin system HicA family toxin, with protein sequence MKQVSGKELGRVIERRGWLLARISGSHIDTMAWRRERIVVPVHGNKPLKIGLLRSLMRIADPEEIDL
- a CDS encoding type II toxin-antitoxin system HicB family antitoxin, yielding MILKAIIHDAEEGGFWAEVPALPGCVTQGESIEEVTANLREAIEGWLDVDLAIAGDQQGTRVIELAV